The DNA region CGGAGCCAACTCCTTGCAGATCGCTTCGAACGCGCGCAACGCTTGCTCCTCGGAGCTACAGCTGAAGATGTCCAAGGCGACATAGGACTCTTCCGGCCACGTGTGCACGCTCACGTGCGACTCCGCCAGAAGGACGAATCCCGTGACGCCGAAGGGATGGAACTGGTGGAAGGAACTGGTGAGGATCTTGAAGTCGTGATCGCGGAGAATCTTCAGAAGGAGCGGCTCCAAGTGTTCGACATAGCTGAGAGTGCGTTGATCAACGCCATACAGCTCCCCGAGGATGTGAATGCCGATGGCCATGTTCTTCGCCCTCCTCAGATCGGAATCGTGATCACCTCCTTCGTTCAACCAACAAGAGACGAACCTGATCGTTCAGGTTCTCCTCCTTGCCGGTCGCATGATTCGGCAAGATGCTTGAATATAGTCGCAGCGATGACGAAAATCAAGAGCTTCTTGCTGCGCGGGATTTTGTGTTATTCTAAGGCGAGAAGCCGATGACGCAGGAGGCACATGTCTGATGCGGCGGTGTCACCGATGCGGGGCGGAGAATCTGGAAGACTCGACCTATTGTGACGAGTGCGGGGCGCGCCTTCCTCTTGAGGAGGAAGCGAGGTCTCCAACTCTCGAGACCGAAGGATCGGCGTCTTTCGAAAGGAGACCTCCCGTCTCCTCATCGCTCGCGATGTCTGATGGAGAAGTCTCGACGTCATCGTCCACTGCTCGTCCGCGGGCGAAATTGGTGCTTCTGCGGGGCGGTCGCATCGGACGGGAGTTCCCCGTGACGGAGGCGGAAGTGATGATCGGTCGGTGGGATGCGGAACATGGGATCTTCCCGGAGATTGATCTGGATGAAGAGGACCCGGAAGCGAAAGTCTCCCGACGCCATGCGCGCATCTTCTATCGAGATGGGCGATTCTGGATCGAGGACTTGGGGAGCTTGAACGGGACGTTCGTGAATCGTGGGCCTCGACTCCGTCCGGGGCAGGCAAGGCCATTAGAACACGGCGACGAGATCATCGTGGGGAAGACGTTCTTGCGCTTTCTCATCGAGGGGGTATGAGGTTCTGCGCGCGGTGCGGATCGCCCGTTCAGCCTGACGATCTCTTCTGCGGCGAATGCGGAGCGCGACAGGTCTCCTCCGCATCGTTGGAGGAGCAGCCTCGTGGGAGCGTCTTCCCGCCGCTGGCGGAGCTGCCGCCGGGGACGATCTTGCGCGATCGCTACGAGATCGTCCGGCGCGTCGGCGGTGGGGGGATGGGCAACGTTTATCAAGCGCGCGATCGGCATCTGCAAGGGGCCGTGCGCGCCGTCAAGGAGATGATCGAGATGTTCTCCGATCCCGTATTGCGGGAGAAAGCCGTACGGGATTTCCAACGCGAGGCGCGTCTCCTGGCCAGTCTCC from Blastocatellia bacterium includes:
- the speD gene encoding adenosylmethionine decarboxylase, producing MAIGIHILGELYGVDQRTLSYVEHLEPLLLKILRDHDFKILTSSFHQFHPFGVTGFVLLAESHVSVHTWPEESYVALDIFSCSSEEQALRAFEAICKELAPVEVDRKIIDRGVSWRSLGVFSSPSYETVREAYGTS
- a CDS encoding FHA domain-containing protein; this encodes MLLRGGRIGREFPVTEAEVMIGRWDAEHGIFPEIDLDEEDPEAKVSRRHARIFYRDGRFWIEDLGSLNGTFVNRGPRLRPGQARPLEHGDEIIVGKTFLRFLIEGV